From Verrucomicrobiota bacterium, one genomic window encodes:
- a CDS encoding VOC family protein: MKQNIGYISLIIPNYQEARDYYTGVLNFDLLEDTDLGEGKRWLLVAPKGSTGTAIVLAEAKTEDEKQMVGNQGAGRVFLFLHTDDFYRDYKAYREMGVEFLEDPRVEPYGTVAVFQDMFGNKWDLLELKQVWITLLRLSLWHPTLPQSDILFQ, encoded by the coding sequence GTGAAGCAAAACATCGGCTACATCTCCCTCATCATTCCGAACTACCAAGAAGCTCGAGACTATTATACGGGAGTGCTCAATTTCGATCTACTTGAGGACACGGACTTGGGAGAAGGAAAACGTTGGTTACTGGTAGCTCCCAAAGGCTCAACAGGGACTGCAATCGTTTTAGCAGAAGCAAAGACAGAGGACGAAAAACAAATGGTCGGTAACCAGGGAGCAGGACGCGTATTTCTTTTTCTCCACACGGATGATTTTTACCGCGACTACAAGGCGTACCGGGAAATGGGAGTTGAATTCCTCGAAGATCCCAGAGTTGAACCCTATGGAACCGTAGCCGTCTTTCAGGATATGTTCGGCAACAAATGGGACCTACTTGAATTGAAGCAGGTGTGGATTACCCTTCTTCGTTTGAGCCTTTGGCATCCAACTTTGCCGCAATCAGATATCCTATTCCAATGA
- a CDS encoding DUF6249 domain-containing protein: MLNHLMESPSTHWLFGFGSIGSNIPLFIPFAGMAFSLVALLVIFGWLRIVDKNRHATIQKYLELGKEVPEELLADRGKPKNWQPVSDIRKGLIWCSVGLGISLTLFILTGSSIYNFSGAGRSSAIGIIPLFIGIGYLIAAKLDAKGSNEEG, encoded by the coding sequence ATGCTCAATCATTTGATGGAATCTCCATCGACTCACTGGCTGTTTGGATTTGGAAGTATTGGCTCAAACATCCCATTATTCATTCCTTTTGCAGGCATGGCGTTTTCTCTCGTGGCTCTCTTAGTTATTTTTGGATGGTTGCGTATTGTGGACAAGAATCGACATGCTACCATTCAGAAATATCTGGAATTAGGAAAAGAAGTGCCTGAGGAATTGCTGGCAGATCGCGGCAAACCAAAGAATTGGCAACCTGTATCGGATATTCGTAAGGGCTTGATCTGGTGTTCAGTCGGATTGGGGATTTCATTGACCCTTTTTATACTCACCGGGAGCAGTATATATAACTTTTCCGGAGCCGGGCGATCCTCGGCTATTGGAATAATACCTCTATTCATTGGAATAGGATATCTGATTGCGGCAAAGTTGGATGCCAAAGGCTCAAACGAAGAAGGGTAA
- a CDS encoding cupin domain-containing protein, which produces MMDSSFGNIFKNLPALSGSEIVEVLHKSNGVTIERILSNSHTTPEEEWYNQDWDEWVIMEQGKGTLEYEDGSKVTLEKGDYLLIPKGRKHRVVYTADETIWLAIHLEAGK; this is translated from the coding sequence ATGATGGATTCCTCCTTTGGAAATATCTTTAAGAACCTCCCCGCCCTTTCAGGAAGTGAAATCGTTGAGGTTTTACACAAATCCAATGGGGTGACGATAGAACGGATTCTTTCAAACAGTCATACTACACCGGAAGAGGAATGGTATAACCAGGATTGGGACGAATGGGTAATCATGGAACAAGGAAAAGGAACTTTGGAGTATGAAGATGGTAGTAAGGTTACCTTAGAAAAAGGCGACTACCTGCTCATCCCAAAAGGCAGAAAACACCGAGTCGTCTACACAGCTGATGAAACGATATGGCTGGCGATTCATCTTGAGGCAGGGAAATAA
- a CDS encoding FAD:protein FMN transferase encodes MAEDVHSFRHQAMNTWIELSMTGVDPDYARKASVSAFNEVDRLERLLSRFCEGSDVDILNKRGHKEPVRVTEECWDCLLLAMDLEILTEGVFSIAFESFMDLAPYGGNRPIGTWLEMDPGSSSVFFKYPEITIDLGGIGKGHALDLVVKQLEDWDLKHFLLHSGTSSVVARGSKIPQEGWPVVVGADAFSKNTLLKNESLSSSSLAVQSFHILNLEKQEVLNSERRTWMWAPTGAVSDALSTSFMLMPSEQIKTICDCYPGLGALVLEPDVSEPLLFGLAKERCL; translated from the coding sequence ATGGCTGAAGACGTTCACAGCTTTCGTCATCAAGCGATGAATACATGGATTGAACTCTCTATGACGGGAGTTGATCCTGACTATGCACGAAAGGCCTCCGTTTCTGCCTTTAACGAAGTCGATAGATTGGAGCGATTGCTCAGTCGTTTTTGCGAAGGTAGTGATGTGGATATTCTCAATAAGAGAGGGCACAAAGAGCCGGTTCGGGTAACCGAAGAATGTTGGGATTGTCTTTTGTTGGCAATGGATCTCGAGATTTTAACGGAAGGAGTTTTTTCAATAGCATTTGAATCCTTTATGGATCTGGCACCATATGGAGGAAATAGACCTATTGGGACCTGGTTGGAGATGGATCCCGGTTCATCTTCGGTTTTTTTCAAATACCCTGAAATAACTATTGATTTGGGAGGAATAGGAAAAGGCCATGCATTGGATCTTGTGGTAAAGCAGCTTGAAGACTGGGATCTCAAACATTTCCTGCTTCATTCAGGCACTAGCAGTGTTGTGGCTCGCGGAAGCAAAATTCCACAAGAAGGATGGCCCGTTGTGGTGGGCGCGGATGCCTTCTCGAAAAACACTCTCCTAAAAAACGAGTCATTGAGCAGTTCAAGTTTGGCGGTGCAATCTTTCCATATTTTAAATTTGGAGAAGCAGGAAGTTTTGAACTCGGAGCGACGAACCTGGATGTGGGCTCCTACTGGAGCCGTATCAGATGCGCTCTCGACAAGCTTTATGCTTATGCCTTCCGAACAAATTAAGACGATCTGCGATTGCTATCCCGGGCTGGGTGCATTGGTTTTAGAACCGGATGTTTCCGAGCCTTTATTGTTCGGTTTGGCGAAAGAAAGATGTTTGTAA
- a CDS encoding sulfatase, producing the protein MKNDTKRILNILGIIVAILSANLPKVSASSHRNEGKPNIILIFADDLGYGDVGIFNKNCPFETPRLDRMAREGAMLTDFYVPTPYCAPSRGTILTGRYPFRHSVVRNPAPDAGQNNIGLPSSEITIAEVLKEQGYGTAMFGKWHLGHREQWLPRTQGFDEYQGILYSNDMFPVQMVKNEEVIEYPVFQGKLSQLYTDLTLDYIRRKKDEPFFVYLPMAMPHKPLAVSDNFYTPDTPDNLYADVIKELDFSVGRILDGLKELNLEKNTLVLFTSDNGPFYGGSSAGLRGMKGRTWEGGLRVPVIAYMPGTIPQGVVNHHPAATIDILPTICDLTQIPVPTDRTIDGMSILNMLKDSSHPSPHEAIFGMSGANLAMIRSGNWKLHVRNPGSVNMVDLPPEEARKRLNRRAPDGVTIIAPFEQPDPTEYPGISTGVEPKAMMLFNMETDPGEQIDVAEIYPDVVKRLKKLFDQTEDQIPDFPAPEVEFLLTDEAQKSGELMRLIGGELRYDRIPNSQKHLLKK; encoded by the coding sequence ATGAAAAACGATACTAAAAGAATTCTTAATATACTGGGCATCATTGTCGCCATTTTAAGCGCCAACCTCCCCAAGGTTTCAGCAAGCAGCCACCGTAATGAAGGAAAGCCCAATATCATTCTGATCTTCGCGGATGACTTGGGATACGGCGACGTAGGGATTTTTAACAAGAATTGTCCATTCGAAACTCCAAGACTCGACCGCATGGCAAGGGAGGGTGCCATGCTGACCGACTTTTATGTGCCGACACCTTATTGCGCGCCGTCACGAGGAACGATCCTGACAGGTAGATATCCTTTCAGACATAGTGTCGTTAGAAACCCGGCACCCGATGCTGGACAAAACAATATCGGCCTGCCGTCCTCCGAGATCACCATAGCAGAGGTATTGAAGGAACAAGGATACGGCACAGCGATGTTTGGGAAATGGCACCTGGGGCACCGTGAACAATGGCTACCACGCACTCAGGGATTTGATGAGTATCAAGGCATCCTTTACTCCAACGATATGTTCCCCGTCCAAATGGTTAAGAATGAGGAAGTCATTGAATATCCTGTATTTCAAGGGAAGCTTTCGCAACTATACACCGACCTGACCCTGGATTACATCCGACGCAAAAAAGATGAACCCTTCTTTGTATATTTGCCTATGGCAATGCCGCACAAGCCGCTCGCTGTATCGGATAATTTTTATACACCGGACACACCAGACAACTTGTATGCGGATGTGATTAAGGAGTTGGACTTCTCAGTTGGTCGCATTCTTGACGGGCTGAAGGAGCTCAATTTAGAAAAAAACACCCTCGTCCTTTTCACATCAGACAACGGACCTTTTTACGGAGGTTCGTCCGCTGGATTACGTGGCATGAAAGGGCGAACCTGGGAAGGTGGATTGCGCGTGCCGGTGATCGCTTACATGCCTGGAACGATTCCACAGGGAGTAGTCAATCATCACCCGGCAGCGACGATCGACATTCTTCCGACTATTTGCGATCTAACTCAAATTCCAGTGCCGACGGACCGAACGATTGATGGGATGTCCATTCTAAACATGCTAAAGGACAGCAGTCATCCGAGTCCTCATGAAGCTATTTTCGGAATGAGCGGAGCCAATCTGGCCATGATTCGTTCTGGAAACTGGAAGCTGCATGTTCGCAATCCAGGCTCTGTAAACATGGTCGATCTTCCACCGGAAGAAGCGAGAAAACGGCTCAATCGAAGAGCTCCGGACGGGGTTACGATAATAGCTCCTTTTGAACAACCAGACCCGACCGAATATCCGGGCATATCAACAGGGGTGGAACCCAAGGCGATGATGCTGTTCAATATGGAAACTGATCCCGGCGAACAGATCGACGTAGCTGAAATCTATCCGGATGTTGTGAAACGCTTAAAGAAACTCTTTGACCAAACGGAGGACCAAATTCCTGATTTTCCTGCTCCCGAAGTTGAATTCTTATTAACCGATGAGGCTCAGAAGAGTGGAGAGCTCATGCGACTCATTGGTGGAGAGCTCCGCTATGACCGCATTCCCAATTCCCAAAAGCACCTACTGAAAAAGTGA
- a CDS encoding aldo/keto reductase, protein MKYRRFGKTELSMPVISCGGMRYHHKWDDVPWEDIPKEGQENIERILAYALEKGINHIETARGYGSSEMQLGHALKQFPRESYLLQTKIPPQDTEEAFLKVFETSMDYLQQEYVDLFSLHGLNNRALIEKALKPGGSLEIAQKLKEQGRVKHIGFSTHASNDEITEIINSGEFEYVNLHWYFTNQLNSSSIEAAAKQDMGVFIISPNDKGGQLYKPPQKLLDLCDPLDPMVFNGLFCLANPHVHTLSCGAAKPEDFDLHIQGLEHYDVAEEITKPIVEKLEAEVASLIDPHWLEEWHQGIPAWQNLPQKINVLDILRLWTWAKAIDLSAFGKWRYNMLSADDIWILGNPVKPFDDQEMIAALKGNRFAEKIPNILREAHHLFGGEKLKRISQS, encoded by the coding sequence ATGAAATATCGTCGATTTGGTAAAACAGAGCTCTCAATGCCGGTCATTTCCTGCGGTGGCATGCGGTATCACCACAAGTGGGATGATGTACCGTGGGAGGACATACCAAAGGAAGGACAGGAAAATATTGAGCGAATCCTTGCCTACGCTTTGGAAAAGGGAATCAACCATATTGAAACGGCTCGCGGGTATGGCAGTTCTGAAATGCAGCTCGGCCACGCGCTCAAACAGTTTCCAAGAGAATCGTACCTCCTGCAAACGAAGATTCCACCTCAAGATACCGAGGAAGCATTTCTTAAAGTATTCGAGACCTCAATGGACTATCTTCAGCAAGAGTACGTCGACCTCTTTAGTCTTCACGGACTCAATAATCGAGCGTTGATCGAAAAAGCCTTAAAACCAGGAGGTTCCTTAGAAATAGCTCAAAAGCTCAAGGAACAAGGTCGCGTCAAACACATTGGTTTTTCGACACACGCCTCGAATGACGAAATTACTGAAATTATCAATTCCGGTGAATTCGAATATGTAAACCTGCACTGGTATTTTACTAACCAGTTAAACTCCTCATCAATTGAAGCAGCTGCCAAACAGGATATGGGGGTGTTTATTATTAGCCCCAATGACAAGGGTGGACAGTTGTACAAACCGCCTCAAAAACTCCTTGATCTCTGCGATCCCTTAGATCCCATGGTTTTCAACGGCTTGTTTTGCCTGGCCAACCCCCATGTGCATACGCTAAGCTGCGGGGCGGCCAAGCCGGAGGATTTCGATCTCCACATTCAAGGCCTGGAGCACTACGACGTGGCGGAAGAAATCACAAAACCGATCGTAGAAAAATTAGAAGCTGAGGTCGCCTCCCTCATAGATCCTCATTGGCTCGAAGAATGGCATCAAGGTATTCCGGCGTGGCAAAATCTTCCGCAGAAGATCAACGTATTGGATATTCTTCGATTATGGACCTGGGCAAAAGCAATCGACCTATCGGCGTTCGGCAAGTGGCGCTACAATATGCTCAGTGCAGACGATATTTGGATACTGGGGAATCCGGTAAAACCATTTGATGATCAGGAAATGATAGCCGCGTTGAAAGGGAATCGCTTTGCCGAAAAGATACCCAATATCCTACGCGAAGCGCATCATTTATTCGGCGGCGAAAAACTTAAACGGATCAGCCAAAGCTGA
- a CDS encoding CBS domain-containing protein encodes MKVSVTTLLAEKAHNIYSIDASASVLDAVNEMNHRGVGSIIVLDQGKLVGIFTERDVLRRVVVPALPADSTPVSDVMTKDVDTFAPNTTVEAAMAHMNKERHRHVPVVEGERILGLVSIGDITRYLSKNFENEAQNLLSYFTGTYPEG; translated from the coding sequence ATGAAAGTCTCTGTTACAACTCTTCTCGCTGAAAAAGCTCACAATATCTATTCAATAGATGCTTCCGCATCGGTCTTGGATGCAGTAAATGAAATGAATCATCGCGGCGTTGGTTCAATAATCGTCCTCGACCAAGGAAAGCTGGTTGGCATTTTTACCGAACGAGATGTATTACGTAGAGTGGTTGTTCCAGCTTTACCGGCAGATTCAACACCCGTTTCTGATGTAATGACCAAGGATGTGGACACATTTGCTCCTAATACTACTGTTGAGGCAGCAATGGCTCACATGAATAAGGAACGGCATCGTCATGTGCCCGTGGTAGAAGGTGAAAGAATTCTCGGATTGGTTTCCATTGGAGATATCACACGCTATTTATCCAAAAATTTTGAGAATGAAGCTCAAAATCTTCTCAGCTATTTCACTGGTACTTATCCTGAGGGTTAG
- a CDS encoding sulfatase — translation MKLLPILCLLAAGLSAADRTNILFLFIDDQGYYDLGCYGATEVETPHIDRMAAEGIRFTDYYAAAPICSPSRAGLLTGCYPRRIGNHIWVHRADSNSGIHPSEITLGEMFKKAGYTTACIGKWHLGFKEPFLPKNQGFDYYFGLLHNLDPVEIVYFKDEGGVPLMRNNQVVKRPADPAELTEIYTDEAIAFIERNKENPFFLYLPHTMLHNPLGVSDPFKGSSKWGEYGDAIQELDHNVGRIFRTLEDLGLDENTLVVYASDNGRQPGRNVKQPIKGSKLSTYEGGIRVPAIAWGPGVGIRQGHESSEVVTAMDWFPSLATMANIKVNENRTIDGRDITPLLKGETDVVPAAGYGSALNTGSPLRRRWAPLGEWADLITRDEYLNAFFYHGSQGALSAVRSGKWKLYLNPSLTLFDLEADPGEKNPIRDSIALRKLRGMAILFQEEMRLDVRPAGDM, via the coding sequence ATGAAACTCCTACCCATCCTGTGCTTACTCGCCGCCGGGCTTTCTGCTGCTGATCGAACGAACATCCTATTCCTGTTTATTGACGATCAGGGTTATTACGACCTCGGGTGTTATGGGGCCACCGAAGTTGAGACGCCCCATATCGATAGAATGGCCGCAGAAGGAATTCGATTCACGGATTATTATGCAGCAGCTCCTATTTGTAGTCCCTCCCGCGCCGGACTTTTGACCGGTTGTTATCCAAGACGCATTGGCAATCACATCTGGGTTCATAGAGCAGATTCGAATTCCGGAATTCATCCCTCTGAAATTACGCTTGGTGAGATGTTTAAAAAAGCAGGCTACACAACTGCTTGCATTGGAAAATGGCATTTGGGTTTCAAGGAACCGTTTCTTCCCAAGAACCAGGGCTTCGATTATTACTTCGGCTTACTCCACAATCTGGATCCGGTTGAAATAGTTTATTTCAAAGATGAAGGCGGAGTTCCTCTCATGAGAAACAATCAGGTCGTTAAAAGACCGGCAGACCCGGCGGAGCTCACTGAGATCTACACCGACGAAGCGATAGCTTTTATTGAAAGAAACAAAGAGAATCCATTTTTCCTATATCTGCCACACACCATGCTTCACAATCCCCTGGGAGTGAGCGACCCATTTAAAGGCTCATCTAAATGGGGTGAATACGGAGATGCCATTCAAGAATTGGATCACAATGTTGGGCGTATTTTCAGGACCCTCGAAGATCTGGGTCTTGATGAAAATACCCTGGTGGTCTACGCCTCCGACAACGGCCGTCAGCCAGGTAGAAATGTCAAACAACCGATTAAAGGCTCGAAACTATCCACATACGAAGGAGGCATTCGAGTACCGGCTATTGCTTGGGGACCTGGGGTCGGAATTCGCCAAGGGCACGAATCGAGCGAAGTGGTAACGGCCATGGATTGGTTTCCAAGCCTGGCAACCATGGCCAACATCAAGGTGAATGAAAACCGAACCATTGATGGACGAGATATCACGCCGTTGCTGAAAGGAGAAACCGATGTGGTTCCAGCTGCAGGTTACGGTTCGGCACTCAACACAGGTTCTCCCCTCCGACGCAGATGGGCACCGCTAGGAGAATGGGCGGATCTCATTACGCGAGATGAATATCTTAATGCTTTCTTTTATCACGGAAGCCAGGGTGCCCTGTCCGCAGTCAGGTCTGGTAAATGGAAACTGTATTTGAACCCTTCTCTTACTCTTTTCGACCTGGAAGCAGATCCCGGTGAAAAGAATCCGATACGAGACTCAATAGCCCTCAGGAAACTCCGGGGCATGGCAATTCTCTTTCAAGAAGAAATGCGCCTCGATGTTCGACCTGCCGGTGATATGTAG
- a CDS encoding AarF/UbiB family protein codes for MKPFSLLRDAVRAKEILTVLVRYGFSDLLNRLNIPASWLGRLVNKVDHVLSPWDRIRMAMEELGPTFVKIGQVISTRADSLPAPMLESLKQLRDNVKPEPFEKIKLTLEAQLGQDASNCFDDLEETPVGSGSIAQVHRAVLKDSGEVVALKIQREGIQKRLTADLEILGWLAREAHERLEEIQPYNFPRVVEQLKRSLMSELDFTHEANYSDIFIARNPFPESVYAPKVYTQFTTERLLVTEFVQGISPEKVSATVEEKKELARIGGRSVFHQIICNGFFHADPHPGNVLVTEDGRICLIDWGMVGQLTQGMRYNLADLLQAVNKRDIEHIAHRSIRMGRHISPVDESKLEMDIRQALDRFGPEIKVHDSGRIVLELLHVMGVNGISVAENYVMLAKAVISIDQTCVSLDPDFNIAAVAKPFIEELMRERWQPRYLLRNLYWILSDGLGRMTELPGNIQRVLKRIEEEDISINLHHQGIDDLSNSINRGASRLVLAVIIGSLIMGSSMIITTGVQPLLWGYPAMGVVGYVISFIFGVWVIFDIIRGGGHK; via the coding sequence TTGAAACCCTTTTCGCTATTGCGCGACGCCGTTCGTGCAAAGGAAATACTTACGGTCCTGGTCCGCTATGGATTTAGCGATCTACTGAATCGTTTGAACATCCCTGCCAGCTGGCTTGGCCGGCTGGTAAACAAGGTGGACCACGTCCTGAGTCCCTGGGATCGGATCCGCATGGCGATGGAAGAACTTGGGCCGACTTTCGTCAAAATCGGTCAAGTGATTAGCACCCGCGCAGATAGCCTTCCAGCACCTATGTTGGAATCGCTGAAACAGCTTAGGGACAATGTGAAGCCTGAACCATTTGAGAAAATCAAACTTACATTGGAGGCTCAGCTTGGGCAAGACGCTTCAAACTGCTTTGATGATCTGGAAGAAACGCCTGTTGGAAGTGGATCGATTGCCCAAGTTCATCGTGCGGTTTTAAAGGATTCCGGAGAAGTGGTAGCACTAAAGATTCAACGTGAAGGGATTCAGAAACGATTAACCGCCGACCTGGAAATTCTTGGATGGTTAGCTCGTGAAGCGCATGAGCGCTTGGAGGAAATTCAGCCTTACAATTTTCCGCGTGTCGTTGAACAACTCAAACGTAGTTTAATGTCCGAGTTGGATTTTACACATGAAGCCAACTACAGTGACATCTTCATAGCTCGAAATCCTTTCCCTGAATCCGTCTATGCTCCCAAAGTGTATACCCAATTTACTACCGAGCGTTTACTGGTTACGGAATTTGTACAAGGTATTTCACCAGAGAAGGTTTCGGCCACGGTAGAGGAAAAGAAAGAACTCGCCCGAATTGGCGGTAGGTCGGTATTTCACCAGATTATTTGTAACGGTTTTTTCCACGCAGACCCACATCCGGGTAATGTATTGGTTACTGAAGACGGGCGCATATGTCTTATCGATTGGGGAATGGTCGGTCAGTTGACCCAAGGTATGCGGTATAACTTAGCTGATTTACTCCAGGCGGTTAATAAACGGGATATCGAGCATATTGCTCACCGAAGTATTCGGATGGGGCGCCATATCAGTCCAGTCGACGAGTCGAAGCTTGAGATGGATATTCGCCAAGCCCTGGACCGATTTGGTCCTGAGATAAAAGTGCACGACTCGGGGCGAATTGTTCTCGAACTCCTTCACGTGATGGGAGTAAACGGAATCAGTGTTGCTGAAAATTATGTTATGCTGGCGAAAGCGGTAATTTCTATCGACCAAACCTGCGTTTCTCTGGATCCAGATTTCAATATAGCTGCCGTTGCCAAACCCTTTATTGAGGAGCTGATGCGTGAACGTTGGCAACCGAGATATTTATTGAGGAACTTGTATTGGATTTTATCGGACGGCTTGGGGCGCATGACTGAACTGCCGGGTAATATTCAACGCGTTTTGAAGAGAATTGAAGAGGAAGATATCTCGATCAATCTTCATCACCAGGGAATCGATGACCTGAGTAATTCCATAAATCGTGGTGCAAGTCGTTTGGTTTTGGCTGTGATTATCGGTTCATTGATTATGGGCTCTTCCATGATTATTACAACAGGCGTTCAGCCGTTGCTTTGGGGGTATCCAGCCATGGGAGTAGTGGGATACGTGATATCCTTTATTTTCGGAGTATGGGTGATCTTCGATATTATTCGCGGAGGAGGGCATAAATAA
- a CDS encoding MATE family efflux transporter: protein MDKPFTFDTRAELKSMLSLATPLIIIHLAITGMQFADALMVARIGDEALAAVMPAGFAYLVLISFGWGFFVVVSTFVAQSLGQKNEPACGQYTWNALWIAVIYGSLLIPIFWNLAVFFFKVMGHAPQVQDYEVIYFRISLYGGIPNLMLLVVSNFFTGLHRTKYLLLSAITGSVLNIIFNYFLIFGIWIVPELGVAGSAWGTVLATISQCLIIFALFWKKEFREKYQTAKPNYDWVKIKRLIRVGAPGGLQGVWDLVTWGIILTWMIGLFGTEPLAANTIVVRYLHLSFMPAIAMGFIVTAIVGKSIGQGEKELANKQVFLALKVMMSYMIFMGIVYFLFRDPFLGVFTNNPEVIATGRVMLLFAATFQVFDSLFITFSHALRGAGDTKFPAFALMGFSTVILCGGGYFMVTFYPEFGALGPWSMTTLYVAFLGITLWARWVWGPWKKINIFS, encoded by the coding sequence ATGGATAAGCCATTCACATTCGACACACGAGCAGAGCTCAAGTCCATGCTGTCTTTGGCAACCCCGCTTATAATCATTCATCTAGCGATAACCGGCATGCAATTTGCCGACGCCTTGATGGTGGCAAGAATTGGAGATGAAGCATTGGCGGCGGTAATGCCGGCCGGTTTCGCCTACTTGGTACTCATCAGTTTTGGCTGGGGATTTTTTGTGGTTGTGAGCACATTTGTAGCCCAAAGCCTCGGCCAAAAGAACGAACCAGCATGCGGACAGTATACCTGGAATGCACTTTGGATTGCAGTCATCTACGGCTCCCTACTGATTCCCATATTTTGGAACCTGGCAGTCTTCTTCTTTAAAGTCATGGGGCACGCGCCCCAAGTGCAGGACTATGAGGTCATCTACTTCCGAATCAGCCTCTATGGTGGTATTCCCAATTTAATGCTGCTGGTGGTGAGTAATTTCTTTACGGGCTTGCACCGCACCAAGTATTTGCTGCTCTCAGCCATTACGGGATCGGTATTAAATATCATTTTTAACTACTTCCTTATTTTTGGGATCTGGATAGTTCCGGAATTGGGTGTAGCCGGCTCGGCATGGGGAACCGTATTGGCAACCATCAGCCAATGCTTGATCATTTTTGCTTTGTTTTGGAAAAAAGAATTTAGAGAAAAGTATCAAACAGCTAAACCGAATTATGACTGGGTTAAGATTAAGCGATTAATCCGGGTTGGAGCACCCGGTGGTCTTCAAGGCGTATGGGATCTGGTTACCTGGGGAATCATATTAACCTGGATGATTGGCTTGTTTGGAACTGAGCCGCTAGCAGCGAATACGATAGTCGTACGCTACCTCCATCTTTCCTTTATGCCAGCCATCGCAATGGGGTTTATTGTGACCGCTATTGTCGGAAAATCGATAGGTCAGGGCGAAAAGGAACTTGCAAACAAACAGGTGTTTTTAGCTCTAAAGGTCATGATGAGTTACATGATTTTTATGGGCATCGTATACTTTTTATTCCGAGATCCATTTCTTGGTGTTTTTACGAATAACCCTGAAGTAATTGCGACAGGACGGGTAATGTTGTTGTTCGCAGCAACCTTCCAGGTATTCGATTCCCTGTTCATCACCTTCTCTCACGCATTGAGAGGCGCCGGGGACACCAAGTTTCCCGCATTTGCATTGATGGGCTTTTCAACCGTTATTCTCTGCGGTGGTGGATATTTTATGGTGACATTTTACCCGGAATTCGGGGCATTGGGCCCCTGGTCAATGACAACTTTATACGTGGCATTCCTGGGAATCACACTTTGGGCACGGTGGGTCTGGGGCCCCTGGAAAAAGATCAATATATTTTCCTAA